One window from the genome of Vidua chalybeata isolate OUT-0048 chromosome 3, bVidCha1 merged haplotype, whole genome shotgun sequence encodes:
- the TOMM20 gene encoding mitochondrial import receptor subunit TOM20 homolog, with the protein MMVGRTSAIAAGLCGALFIGYCIYFDRKRRSDPNFKNRLRERRKKQKLAKERAGLSKLPDLKDAEAVQKFFLEEIQLGEELLAQGEYEKGVDHLTNAIAVCGQPQQLLQVLQQTLPPPVFQMLLTKLPTISQRIVNAQCLAEDDVE; encoded by the exons ATGATGGTAGGCAGGACCAGCGCCATCGCCGCGGGGCTCTGCGGGGCGCTCTTCATCGGATACTGCATCTATTTCGACCGCAAGAGGCGGAGCGACCCCAATTTCAAGAACCGGCTGCGGGAGC gaaggaagaaacagaagctTGCCAAAGAGAGAGCAGGACTTTCCAAG TTGCCTGATCTGAAGGATGCTGAAGCGGTTCAGAAGTTTTTCCTTGAGGAGATTCAGCTTGGAGAGGAATTATTAGCTCAAg GTGAATATGAAAAAGGTGTTGATCACTTGACCAATGCCATTGCTGTATGTGGGCAGCCGCAGCAGCTACTACAAGTTCTACAGCAGACTCTTCCACCACCAGTGTTTCAAATGCTTCTAACTAAGCTCCCTACAATAAGCCAG
- the RBM34 gene encoding RNA-binding protein 34, whose translation MRVHQGGAGPRQRAAAEGQEEQYVVGQVSGSLGAAAAPAAPLARLFRAAAPPVLVAVPGGNKKRKRAEEGEKVSEDQSLSNIQEPPVKAKKARKKERSEAEKKLSERENALEQADEEEDQKLLQNKVKQKQKASQAITKSVVNSATGATAKRQKRRRVADKAADRRTVFVGNLPVSCTVQVLTSLFKKYGQIQSIRFRSLIPAEDIVSKKVAAIKHKVHPNAKSVNAYVVFKEECDAQNALKENGTEIASGFHIRVDTASKTSSHDNKRSVFLGNLSYDIRDDAVRDHFHVCGDIVGVRVVRDRRTGLGKGFGYVLFENKDAVHLALKLNNSVLMGRKIRVQRIADKRKEQKRPDQSCAPKDRVDKKKKEKSCSNDSFVGEKANPLKKSIKPKRLKTTPKSKAGKNKQSFDKKQSSKNAD comes from the exons ATGCGGGTCCACCagggcggcgcggggccgcggcaGCGAGCGGCGGccgaggggcaggaggagcagtaCGTGGTGGGGCAGGTGTCGGGCAGCCtcggggcggccgcggcgcccGCCGCGCCCCTCGCTCGCCTCttccgcgccgccgccccgccggtgctggtggctgtgccGGGG ggaaataagAAAAGGAAGCGTGCAGAAGAAGGAGAGAAAGTGTCAGAAGACCAGAGCTTATCCAACATACAAGAACCTCCGGTAAAAGCAAAGAAGGCCAGAAAAAAGGAACGttcagaggcagagaaaaaacTGTCAGAGAG AGAGAATGCTTTGGAGCAGGCAGATGAAGAGGAGGATCAAAAATTGCTTCAAAATaaagtgaaacaaaagcaaaaggctTCTCAAGCCATCACCAAAAGTGTTGTTAATTCAGCTACGGGTGCTACTGCAAAACGGCAAAAGAGAAGAAGGGTAGCTGATAAAGCAGCAGACAGAAGAACGGTGTTTGTTGGAAACTTGCCTGTCAGCTGCACTGTTCAG GTACTGACATCTCTTTTTAAGAAGTATGGACAAATCCAATCCATTCGCTTTCGGTCTCTG ATTCCAGCAGAAGATATTGTATCCAAAAAGGTAGCAGCAATCAA GCATAAGGTGCACCCAAATGCAAAGTCCGTCAATGCTTATGTGGTCTTTAAGGAAGAATGTGATGCCCAGAACGCTCTGAAGGA GAATGGAACAGAAATTGCTAGTGGATTTCACATCAGAGTTGACACTGCATCTAAAACCAGTTCG CATGACAATAAACGATCTGTATTCTTGGGAAATCTTTCATATG ACATCCGTGATGACGCCGTGCGGGACCACTTCCACGTCTGCGGAGACATCGTGGGAGTGCGAGTGGTGAGAGACAGGAGGACGGGCTTGGGGAAGGGCTTCGGCTACGTCCTCTTTGAG AACAAAGATGCTGTACATCTTGCTCTGAAACTCAACAACTCTGTTCTGATGGGAAGAAAGATACGAGTGCAGCGCATAGCGGACaagaggaaagaacagaaaagaccAGACCAGTCTTGTGCTCCCAAGGACAGAGttgataagaagaaaaaagaaaagagctgcTCTAACGATTCTTTTGTTGGTGAAAAAGCAAACCCATTAAAGAAGAGCATAAAACCAAAAAGACTAAAGACTACTCCTAAGAGTaaagctgggaaaaacaaacagtcCTTTGATAAAAAACAATCCAGTAAAAATGCTGATTAG